A single region of the Longimicrobium sp. genome encodes:
- a CDS encoding SDR family oxidoreductase, which translates to MSLQQHSANSKGRPVAVVVGATSKWQADGRNTKLAHGRPLDDSDLPVALRWGVGGAIAQKFAAEGFLTVLTTRAEANASALAAAIRDQGGASMVVELDLVSERSIAAAFRRIREEAGDPEVLVYNAGYLEGRDLPPEKELLEHVPLEILDTALHIACRGPFLVAKEVLPAMRQRGAGSLFFTNNASSLRGKKRRTGESLYYPRAMMRTLAQVLTEEYSEHGVHVANVVVDGLIDSPGTRALPRARQNPDAVVNPVKIAEAFWYLHTQDRSCWTHELQLTPFPTKPSY; encoded by the coding sequence ATGAGCCTGCAGCAGCACAGCGCGAACTCGAAGGGACGTCCCGTTGCGGTGGTGGTGGGCGCCACCTCCAAGTGGCAGGCGGACGGGCGCAACACGAAGCTGGCGCACGGACGGCCGCTCGACGACAGCGACCTGCCCGTCGCCCTGCGTTGGGGCGTCGGCGGCGCCATCGCCCAGAAGTTCGCGGCCGAGGGCTTCCTCACCGTGCTGACCACGCGCGCGGAGGCCAATGCCTCCGCCCTCGCCGCCGCGATCCGCGACCAGGGGGGCGCCAGCATGGTCGTCGAGCTGGACCTCGTCTCGGAGCGCTCCATCGCCGCCGCCTTCCGCCGCATCCGCGAGGAGGCCGGCGACCCGGAGGTGCTGGTCTACAACGCCGGCTACCTGGAAGGCCGCGACCTGCCGCCCGAGAAGGAGCTGCTGGAGCACGTGCCGCTCGAGATCCTCGACACGGCGCTGCACATCGCCTGCCGCGGCCCCTTCCTGGTGGCGAAGGAGGTGCTGCCGGCGATGCGCCAACGCGGCGCGGGCTCCCTCTTCTTCACCAACAACGCCAGCTCCCTGCGCGGCAAGAAGCGCCGGACCGGCGAGTCGCTGTACTACCCGCGGGCGATGATGCGCACCCTGGCCCAGGTGCTGACCGAGGAATACTCGGAGCACGGGGTGCACGTGGCGAACGTGGTGGTGGACGGGCTGATCGACTCGCCCGGCACCCGGGCGCTGCCGCGGGCGCGGCAGAACCCGGACGCGGTGGTGAACCCGGTGAAGATCGCGGAAGCCTTCTGGTACCTGCACACCCAGGACCGGTCCTGCTGGACGCACGAGCTGCAGCTCACGCCCTTCCCGACCAAGCCGAGCTACTGA
- a CDS encoding IS701 family transposase: MTARQPCPPAPGPLEAFAVQFDALFGSLGQRRSFRGYLSGLLAPRDRNKTLTALAGAEPVVQAQSPEVQRLQYFLSEADWSAEALNARRLALLQSEAATAAHRGGVLVLDDTGDRKDGTATAHVGRQYLGSVGKIDNGIVAVTSLWTDGRVHYPLHVAPYTPAPRFAAGTKDPRFRTKPQIAIDLIEQARTADIPFRAVVFDCFYGDNPELEWRLTQGKIPYVLAHRGSWSQGWARAEEAHSFEEAVQDLPRAAWQRIKRRFQDGHRESWWVAELTFLHFGPRKAVRALCVTTDRRRLPAQSTWYLSSNLKGSSLEEITQLYAWRNWTEQGYKSVKGELGWADFQVRGDVAIRRHWLLVCAAFSFCWWQAAREGHLAGPHPVRTGSQPARSGHTGAGKKYPPAALPLLAGGAASRASLAGTFPLAHTLLEGLGAGAATASTRYPD, translated from the coding sequence ATGACCGCCCGTCAGCCTTGTCCGCCGGCACCGGGGCCGCTTGAGGCATTCGCGGTGCAGTTTGACGCGCTCTTCGGTTCGCTCGGCCAGCGCCGCAGCTTTCGGGGCTACCTGAGCGGGCTGCTCGCCCCGCGCGATCGCAACAAGACGCTCACGGCTCTGGCCGGCGCGGAACCGGTGGTGCAGGCGCAGAGCCCCGAGGTCCAGCGCCTGCAATACTTCCTCTCGGAGGCCGACTGGAGCGCGGAGGCCCTCAACGCCCGGCGCCTTGCGCTGCTGCAGAGCGAGGCGGCCACGGCGGCCCATCGCGGCGGCGTGCTCGTGCTTGACGACACCGGCGATCGGAAGGACGGCACGGCCACCGCGCATGTCGGCCGGCAGTACCTCGGCTCGGTCGGCAAGATCGACAACGGCATCGTCGCCGTCACCTCCCTCTGGACAGACGGGCGGGTGCACTATCCCCTGCACGTCGCGCCCTACACGCCGGCCCCTCGCTTCGCCGCAGGCACGAAGGATCCGCGGTTTCGCACCAAGCCGCAGATCGCCATCGACCTCATCGAGCAGGCGCGCACGGCCGACATCCCCTTCCGCGCCGTCGTCTTCGACTGCTTCTACGGGGACAACCCTGAACTGGAGTGGCGGCTCACGCAGGGCAAGATCCCCTATGTCCTGGCCCATCGCGGCAGTTGGAGCCAAGGGTGGGCACGGGCCGAGGAGGCCCATTCCTTCGAGGAGGCGGTCCAGGATCTGCCCCGCGCCGCATGGCAGCGGATCAAGCGGCGTTTCCAGGACGGACACCGGGAGAGCTGGTGGGTGGCGGAGCTGACGTTCCTGCACTTCGGCCCGCGCAAGGCCGTTCGCGCCCTCTGCGTCACCACCGATCGGCGCCGGCTTCCCGCGCAGTCCACCTGGTATCTCTCCTCCAACCTCAAGGGCAGCTCACTCGAGGAGATCACCCAGCTCTATGCGTGGCGCAACTGGACCGAGCAGGGCTACAAGTCCGTGAAAGGCGAGCTCGGGTGGGCGGACTTCCAGGTCCGCGGCGATGTCGCCATCCGCCGGCACTGGCTGCTGGTCTGCGCGGCCTTCAGCTTCTGCTGGTGGCAGGCCGCGCGCGAAGGACACTTGGCCGGGCCGCACCCTGTTCGCACCGGATCACAGCCTGCGCGATCCGGCCATACCGGAGCGGGGAAAAAATATCCGCCCGCAGCACTCCCTCTCCTGGCCGGAGGCGCTGCGAGCCGTGCGAGCCTGGCTGGCACCTTTCCGCTGGCTCACACGCTGCTGGAGGGCCTGGGCGCAGGCGCGGCCACCGCCA